A region of Candidatus Terasakiella magnetica DNA encodes the following proteins:
- a CDS encoding NADP-dependent malic enzyme: MAEEEMKDTEAKFREGALEYHRNPVPGKISVTATKPLANQRDLALAYSPGVAFACEEIVRDENEAANMTARGNLVGVISNGTAVLGLGAIGPLASKPVMEGKGVLFKKFAGIDVFDIEIEERDPHKLVEIIKSLEPTFGGINLEDIKAPECFTVERELKEQCNIPVFHDDQHGTAIIVGAAIKNALRVVGKDIKNVKLVASGAGAAALSCLNVLKHMGLPSENIIVTDIVGVVYKGRTEEMDEFKEIFAQETDLRTLDDAIDGADIFLGLSAPRVLKQDMVKKMGDQPIIFALANPEPEIRPELAKEVRPDCIMATGRSDYPNQVNNVLCFPYIFRGALDVGATTINAEMKMACVEALAELAMAEADERVTKAYGEENLRFGPEYLIPKPFDPRLILNVTLAVAKAAMDSGVATRPIHDFNAYREKLSQFVYRSGMTMKPVFEQAKRNPKKIVYVEGEDERVLRAVQIVVDDGIAKPILIGRREAIENKIETLGLRLKVDQDVEVVEIMRDPRYHNYADYYHRLMGRSGVSPKAALGLVRSRPTIVGSLMLRRGEVDAMVCGTTGRYFKHLQEVTNLIGLRKGQSVLAAMNLLITDNDTLFLCDTYVNYNPSAEELAEITLMAAEEVRRFGITPKVALVSHSNFGNRDSESSIKMRRVRELVLEQDPELEIEGEMHTDAALSEQLRNNIFPNSRLRGSANLLIMPNLDAANISFNLMKMTADGLPVGPILLGADKPAHILSPSATVRAVVNVSAVAVVDAQIHAGEAE, translated from the coding sequence ATGGCAGAAGAAGAAATGAAAGATACTGAAGCTAAATTCCGTGAAGGGGCGTTGGAATATCACCGCAACCCGGTTCCCGGTAAGATCAGTGTCACCGCAACAAAACCATTGGCAAACCAACGCGACCTTGCACTGGCCTATTCGCCCGGTGTGGCTTTTGCCTGTGAAGAAATTGTGCGCGATGAAAATGAAGCCGCCAATATGACTGCCCGTGGCAATCTGGTTGGTGTTATTTCAAATGGTACAGCCGTACTTGGCCTTGGTGCTATTGGCCCGCTTGCCTCTAAACCCGTGATGGAAGGTAAGGGCGTTCTCTTTAAAAAGTTTGCCGGTATTGATGTGTTTGATATCGAAATTGAAGAACGCGACCCGCATAAACTGGTTGAGATTATTAAATCGCTTGAGCCCACATTTGGCGGCATTAACCTTGAAGATATCAAGGCACCGGAATGTTTTACGGTTGAGCGTGAACTTAAAGAACAATGCAACATCCCTGTTTTTCATGATGATCAACATGGTACTGCTATCATCGTGGGCGCTGCGATTAAAAACGCCCTGCGTGTGGTTGGAAAAGACATTAAAAACGTCAAGCTCGTGGCATCTGGCGCGGGGGCTGCGGCTCTGTCTTGCTTGAATGTTTTAAAACATATGGGCTTGCCTTCTGAAAATATCATTGTGACGGATATTGTTGGTGTTGTGTATAAAGGCCGCACCGAAGAAATGGATGAGTTCAAGGAAATCTTTGCACAGGAAACAGACCTGCGCACCTTGGATGACGCCATTGATGGCGCGGATATCTTCCTTGGTCTTTCTGCACCGCGTGTGTTGAAACAGGATATGGTCAAGAAAATGGGTGATCAACCGATCATCTTTGCCTTGGCAAACCCAGAGCCTGAAATTCGCCCAGAGCTTGCCAAAGAAGTTCGCCCTGATTGCATTATGGCAACGGGCCGTTCTGATTATCCAAACCAGGTGAACAACGTTCTTTGTTTCCCATATATTTTCCGTGGTGCGCTGGATGTGGGTGCAACAACCATTAATGCGGAAATGAAAATGGCCTGTGTGGAAGCCTTGGCAGAACTTGCCATGGCAGAAGCTGATGAGCGTGTTACAAAGGCTTATGGGGAAGAAAACCTCCGTTTTGGCCCAGAATATCTCATTCCTAAACCGTTTGATCCGCGCCTGATTTTGAATGTGACTTTGGCGGTTGCCAAGGCGGCGATGGATAGCGGCGTTGCCACACGTCCAATTCATGATTTTAATGCCTATCGTGAAAAACTGTCCCAGTTTGTCTATCGCTCAGGCATGACCATGAAGCCTGTGTTTGAGCAGGCCAAACGTAATCCGAAAAAGATTGTCTATGTTGAAGGCGAAGACGAACGTGTGTTGCGTGCGGTGCAGATTGTGGTGGATGATGGCATTGCCAAGCCGATCTTGATCGGTCGTCGCGAGGCGATTGAAAATAAGATTGAGACCCTTGGTCTGCGCTTAAAAGTCGATCAGGATGTGGAAGTGGTCGAGATCATGCGTGATCCACGTTACCATAATTATGCTGATTATTATCACCGCCTGATGGGCCGCAGCGGGGTGTCGCCAAAAGCTGCCCTTGGCTTGGTGCGTTCACGCCCGACAATTGTGGGCTCACTGATGCTGCGCCGGGGTGAAGTTGATGCCATGGTTTGTGGCACGACAGGGCGTTATTTCAAACATTTACAGGAAGTGACCAATCTTATTGGTCTGCGCAAAGGCCAGTCTGTTTTGGCTGCTATGAACCTGTTGATTACTGATAATGACACGTTGTTCCTGTGTGATACATATGTGAACTATAACCCATCAGCAGAAGAACTGGCTGAGATTACCCTCATGGCGGCTGAAGAGGTTCGCCGTTTCGGGATCACGCCAAAAGTGGCGCTGGTGTCTCATTCAAACTTCGGTAACCGTGATTCTGAATCCTCTATCAAAATGCGCCGCGTGCGTGAATTAGTGTTGGAGCAGGACCCAGAGCTCGAGATTGAAGGCGAGATGCATACGGATGCGGCGTTGTCTGAACAGCTTCGTAACAATATCTTCCCTAATTCGCGCTTGCGTGGATCAGCGAACCTGTTGATTATGCCAAACTTGGATGCGGCGAACATTTCCT